In Caretta caretta isolate rCarCar2 chromosome 15, rCarCar1.hap1, whole genome shotgun sequence, the genomic stretch CCTTCTGCCCAAAAAAGGCATGAGGCTTGCTCTGGGTCCTGCCTTATTGTTGGGCAGGAGTTTGCTGGAAATATCACATGGTAGAGTCAGCATGACTAGCTGGGGTGGCAGACTGGTGTGCCGTGAGTCGTTGGAGGTGTGTGGGTGGTCTGGGGGAACAACCCCACTGACACAGTCACCTTCCCTCCAGCTAGATTTCCCCATCAATGCTTCCCTGAGCTTTGGCCAGAACGTGTGTGTGGGAGGGACTCACAGGCCCATGAATCACGGAGCGAGGAATGTTAAGAGGTGTTTGTTGCCTCCAGCGCACCGCGGGTGCCGTCTGGCTGGGTGTACCTGACGGCTATTGTCAAAGAGTAATCACCTGAGAACTGACTGTGCAGAGCACTTCCATCTGGCCCGGCAGGCCGAAGCATTCCCCCTGACATACTCATGTTCCTCAAAGCACCATGACCAgcacagcccccaccctgccatgTTGCCAGAGGAGAACTGGGTTCCAAGCAATTTAGAGTGTGGGAGTTTTCTTAGATCTTAAAAGCCGCAGTCCTGCCTGTATGAACATAGAGCTGAAACTGTGTCATATCTTCAGCCAACATCTCCCATTCTGCTgttgcctagcatgctggctgcTACTCTCCAGcccagaagtagctgcatttTCATGTTGTTGAATGTGTATGTAGTCTGTCAAGCACTAGTACTGGATCCTCTCGTGCAAGGACTATAGCAGAAAACCCATGGTTCGGTAATTAAAGCACTGACCTAAGTACCAAAAAGTCTGGTTCTAGCCCTGGCTTTGTCATCAGCTCACTAATCAAGTTGCTTCAtgtttctatgcctcagtttcaccatctataaaatggCTGTAATAATATTGACCTATTTCTGTCGGCTGGTGTGACAATTAATTCCTTAATGTCTGCAGAGTGCTTTGAAGGCCCATGATAGGTAGTGTCCTGTTGCTATATATGTAATGTATTGTAGTGATTCATAGACATttaggctggaagggacctccaggggTCATTTAGCCCATCCCCTCCTGAGGAGGCAGGAGTGAGAAAATcgttgacaggtgtttgtctaagagGGTTTCCTTTACTGTCCATGTGACAGTGGCCCACGCgactctgtctgtctctcccatGGTGGCTGGCATtgcatttgtttatttgtatttccaGTTGACTCACCAGGGCTTGCTTCCACCCGACCTTCGCCAACTCTGCAATGAGGCTGTACAGTGGTTTCCCACGGAGAATATAAGAGACCAGCCAAAGAGTGTCATGCTGCAGGAGCTATACTGGACTCTGGAGCACATGAAGGACGCCCTCGAGAACATcgggaagcagcagcaggtgctgagcaccccagGTGCTGCATTACTTGGCAAACTCCAAAGCACCCGGTGGTCGGTGAGAGGGCTCCTCTCCAACACCGGCTGCGCCCTCTGTCTCAAGGGAGTCTCGCCCAACTCCAGAGGCATCCCAGAGAGACCTGTAGCCACTAACGCTTTCCAGCAAAAGATTGACGGATGCAAAGTGCTCTGGAACTACAGCAAGTTCCTGGAGAAACTGGTCAGGGGCTCAGGGGAGAATGCGCCGCAGGGACTCAGAAATCAAAGGAAAAGACGGAAAGGCACAAAAAGAAAGGAGGCTTCCTCACACTCCTGAATGAGCCACCAAGCGGGAGCCAGGGAACCCTAGATGGCTGCTGCTCAGATCTGGTGGTGAGGACGGAGCCAGGAAGGCTTCCGAAAAATACTTGAACGAAATACACAACCCCTGTTTAACCCCGAGAAGCGGCTGCACAGGAGCCTGGTGCAGGTACACCAGAGCCATGTCGTGTCCTGGTCCCACATTCAATGTGCTAGGACAGACAGTCCCTTGGGGCCAGGTTGGCAAAGTGCTTGGCACCCAGCAGCCACCTTTGCTCTCAGGGGTGTGGGGTATTCTCTGTTGTTCTCAAGTGGTTGGAGGGGATTCACCTTcgctttcagtgggagctgctgggggccatGCATGTATGGAAGGCCGGCCTGAGAGCTTCCAGGTACCTCTGCACAGCGTACAGAAGCCAAGGTGCCTTGTTTCTTATCAAAAGCACCACTGGATTCTGCAGGAATGGTTCATTACTGCACTGTTTGAGACCCTTTGCAGAAGAACAGGCTGGATTCAAATGCACAAAGACCCAGCATCtatcccagaggtgggcaaactatggcccaggggccgcatccagcccttcagatgtttcAATCTAGCCCTTAAGCTCCTGCTGAGgagcgtggctcccggaagcagtgtcACATCCCTGCTCTAGCTCCTATGCAtatgggcagccagggggctccccaagcaccgcccctgcagctcccattggccagcaaacggggccaatgggagctgcaggggcagcacctgcagatggggcagcacgcagaaccACCTGGCCGTGtctctgcgtaggagccagaggggggatatgccgctgcttccgggagctgcctgaggtaagcgccacctggagcctgcactcctgaccccctcccacaccacaacccttgcccagccctgatcctcctctcacCCTCCGAATCCCTcggtcccaccctcctgcaccccagagcccacacacccatccagagccctcatcccctccctcaccccaacccccaatttcataaGCATTCATGGtgcaccatacaatttccatacccagatgtggccctcaggccaaaaagtttgcccaccccgatctatcCTGATGATCCAACCCTAGTTTAACCTATTTTGCCCACTTGGCTGAGTTTTCCATTGCCCAACACCTTGGGTCATCATTTGCCCCACTGCTGAGTGTAATAAAATGCCTCTAAAACAGAATGGTAACTATTTATGCTCACTTAGCACTGGGGCAAATGATGACCCAAGGTGCTGGGCAATGGACAATCTGATCCCAGGTACAGAAGCTTAAATTGCATGTGAAATTAACTCGTTACTCCAAGtcaccagcagcacagagccgTTGGGGGTTGGcaaagtgtatgtctacacagcaaaaggtGCGTATGGGCTACcgagctagcttgaatccagctagcatGAGGAACAATAGCACTGAAGACAGCAAGCTGAGTCCATACCCAGGGTCCATACCGGGCTTGTACTGCCTTCACTGCCATGTCTGCCATGCTATTGTTACCTGCGCTACCTGGACTGAAGCGGGCTCAGGCCTGCTAGTCTGTGAAGCAGATTCTCACCAGTCACTCCCAGGTCAGATCAGATCATGAGGTTACTGTGGCCCGGCTGCACTGACTGTCTGAACATTAAACACGTTGTTAAACTTGGCCTGATTTTCCAGTGATTCAAAGGTCCAGTGACCCAGCCTGACTAAGTCGCTGTGCGCTGTGGAGTATGTGTCTCTCCTAACCAGGATCCAACAACACTCAGCACATGACTGCCGCAGATGTTTGTTCTCTTTATGCCCCTTGCTGTTCTTTCCTAGAAGTAGTTTTGAGATCCCAAACCATggtccagatcttcagctagaGTAAGTTGGTTCATCTCCACAGACTTCAGTTCACACCCGCTAAGGATCTGGCCTGGTAATTTGTATTGCCGTCAAAATGACTCTAGATGAGTTTTGATTCCCCAGTATTACCTGGGAGTGGCATCACCTGCTGGTGCTGGGCTGGCGTCCTAAGGCACCATTGCACTGTACCCCTGGAGGGTAGCATGGCACTGATGCCAACATAATGAAATGTGACCTGTGATACAACCAGCATGCcttgctctgtaataatttatagATTAATATTTGTACAGGTTCCGTATTTATTATGTACAATGGTTTAATTTAAAATAGCTTTGTACTAGAAAGATCCATTTAAAATatgtggtgtgtatatatatatatatatatatatatatgtgtgtgtgtatgtttttaatATATGTTAAAATATGAACacaagaatattttatttatggattttattttatttttctctcatgGTAGTAGGCTACCTGGATCATTCTGGTAATGTGTAAGTCAGACCCACTTATTTTTGTACAACCagattgttaattttattttaaaatatttcattaaaagtaatgttgaaatgaaatgctGATCTGAATTGAAAAGTAGAACCATTCCATTTAGAAAATGGGGATACAAAACTTTTTgacttttttggatttttttaatgggtGGGGGGTTTTTGTTTCACCAAAACAATTCTGTGAAATTGACCCATATTCTCAATGTCTGTGTCGACCTGAATATGCATTTCTTTGCTGGGGGGAAATAAGTTTTGGGCGAAAAATGTCGCTCAGCTCTTTGGAAGTCCTTGCTGACTGGGGCAATctctccttgaagtcaatgggcattttgcctgCATAAAGACTTCAGGACGTGGCTCATCTAAtgtaactctctctcttttctcagcCCTTGCCCATGTTCATAAATTTTGTCATCCTGTAATGTAAATTAGTTCAATGGGATTCCGAGTTGCCTGCATGGATTTACCACTGTTACAAAATAGCCGCACATTTCCCTGTTTTCCTTACTTGCAAAGCTCTTTTTATCTGGCCAAGCATGAGATGGCAATCACTGAAGAATGCAGTGCAGCAGAGATAACCACTAGAGTGCCTGGGGGAATTTAGGGATTGCCAGACTGGTTCTGACAAGTGGTCCATCCAATCCAGTATCATGGCCACAATCAGATGCGTCAGTGGCCAcaatcagatgcttcagaggaaggtgttagGATCTGTACAATAAACTGTtcataggggaagtttcttcctgacctgGAGCAGTGCGTGACTGGactatgccctgaagcatgggcATTTATATCTCTTCCGAATGTTTGGGTTTGGGAGAGAGCAGAACTAGTGGGAGCATGGTGTGATCCAAAGCTCCTCTGGCTAAAGCAGTGTGACGGGTTGgaacacagaaacccccttgggactgccaactgCTGTGCCAAGACTaattctgcccctgctttccctgccagcttgggactccagcacgctgtcttgttgagccagacatgccagtctgctccaacacagacccagggtctgaaccaggTGCCCAAAGCTTCAGATTTAACTGAAAgaactcagatgcccaactcccaatggggtccaaaccccaaataaatcagttttaccctatataaagcttatTCAGGGTAAACTCAttaattgtttgccctctataacattgatagagagatatgcagagctgtttgccccctcccccaggtattaatacatacactGGGTTAATTTATAAGtacaaagtgattttattaaatacagaaagtaggatttaagtggttccaagtagtaacagacagaacaaagtgaattaccaagcaaaataaaatagaacacgcaagtctatgtctaagaaaactgaatacagataaaaacctcacccagtaagcatccttttacagactagtctccttctagtctgggtccagcaatcactcacaccccctgtagttactgtcctttgttccagtttctctcaggtatccttggggggtGGAGAGcctatctccttagccagctgaagacaaaatggaggggtctcccaggggtttaaatagactttctcctcTGAGtggactcccctccctcccccgtgtagaatccagctacaaaatggagttttggagtcacatgggcaagtcaaaTGTCCATGTATGACTGAGTTTCTTACCAgcaaagccacattcctgggaatgctcagatgtggattggcgtctttTCAGATCTGTTGTCCGtgaaattggatacaattaacttaggcttgaatagagactgggaatggttgattcattataaaaagtaacctatttccccttgtttattcctttcccccccctccactgttcctcagacattcttgttaaaccctggatttgtgctggaaatggctcaccttgattatcatacacattgtaaggagagtgctcactttagataagctattaccaacaggagagtgggttttggggcgggggaggggggagaaaacctggatttgtgctggaaatggcccaccttgattatcatacacattgtaaggagagtgatcactttagataagctattaccagcaggagagtggggtgggggaagagaaaaccttttgaagtgataaacagccattttttcatggtctgtgtgtataaaaacatcttctgtattttccacagtatgcatccgatgaagtgagctgtagctcacgaaagcttatgctcaaataaattggttagtctctaaggtgccacaagtcctccttttctttgtccaTTAAGTGCTTCTCGACTGGGCATTTACCTTGCagattcctttctcaagaagctgaccaaatgcttactAAGGCTACAtagaaatcaagcaagtacacagcaaATATTcgtaacttcaaatacaaaaatgatacctacatacaaataggatgaatagattcagtagatcataatctttACAGAGATatattacatggcatatgtagcataaaactattccagttatgtcatatataccttcataagcatatttccataaagccttatggggcaGGCAGAATGCAGGTTTGCTTAATTAGCTACAGAGATAAGCCAAGCTGGAAAAGCTCTTGGAtactgaagtgggggaggttcTACATGCATCACTGGTAGCTCCATGTTGTGGGTGGAAGAGTTCACCTTTGATGGCTGTTTGTAGCCAGTCCTAAGGAACTCTGCAAGGAACTCCGTAGCCAGTCCTAAGGAGCTATCCCAGgcggaagggatagctcagtggtttgagcattggcctgctaaactcagggttgtgagttcaatccttgagggggccatttaaggatctgggccaaatattggggattggtcctgctttgagcagggggtttagACTAggtgacctcgtgaggtcccttccaaccctgatcttctatgattccctcACACGAACAAGTGTCACAGCGCCAATAAGAGAAATCATGCTGGTGGCAGAGATGGAAACTAGAAATCTACACCAGTTAAATTAACTAGCCCAGCTACAGGTGCTGTTCTTCATGGCCAGGAGCTGATTCTTTCTTTTGCAACATATCATTATGAATGGATCATAAATCCCAAGAAACTGTCACAGTCATTAGGCCCCAGAGCAAGGTAACGAATTTTGTAAACCAAATTTCTGTTCCTTCAGGGGATTTTTGGCCACAAGGTCTAGCAAATGCCAGGAATGTGTAAATGAAACggatgtgtgggagggaagggaggttCAGAGGCTAATAGTGAAAGTTAGACAAGATAGTGACTAATTAGCAATAACCTGAAAGGAAAGTAAGAACTGGTGAAAGAACTCACAGGGGGTTGGTTACCTGTTGGAGAAAGTctgtttaaaaagtaaaactaaaGGGCAAACTCTTTCGGAATAATCTTCAGCAGGCCCTACAGCAAGAGCAGAAGATAGCATTAGCTACAGCCAGTCACTTTATCGGCAGAAAATCAAACATGACCCATAGCTTATCATTGTAACCAGGCTTTGGCCACCCAGCCTCTCACCAAGGCCACTCACACTTTCAAGGCAACTTGGGCGgggtgaaaattttccatcaaaactggttGTCAGTGGAAAATGGGTTTGTAACTTAGAGATTTTTTTGAGAAAAATTATTTTGAGAAAAATAGCTTTCTAtgtaaaatttcaattttttgaaaaacaaatggcccaaaattgaaatattttgccaAAATAATCTAAGTATTTTGAGTCAGCTATTGCATTGCAGTGCCCCATGGGAGTCCTAAGTCAGTTTCCGCATGGCCCCATTCTCCTCTTTGTCCTAGGTTCTCCAGCCAGCCCACACCTTCCAGGATGTGCCAAGTCTAGGGATTCCCAGGCTGTAACCATCTCCTCTCACCAAAAAGTAGGGGGACCATAGTCCCCTAAACTGAAAACAGGACACTGGCTGAGAGATCATCAGTGCTCAGGGGAATTTACTTACAGCATGCAAAAAAGATATGGCAGTTTCatatattgtatatatatatatgttcatcAATTTTAtagtttcatttattttacttGCAATTCAGTAGCTACTAGCATTGTTCCTTGTCTTGCTACTGTTCTTCTGGGTGTGAAGCCGCCTGACACCATGGCCGAGCTCTGCTGCTCggcccacagtttgaaaacctctggctTATGGTGTTGCAGTAAGTCATCATTTAACTGAGCCAAATACTTTTTTTAACACTATGCTGGATGGTCTGAATAGTAAAAACGGTTTTATTATAAGTAgaccagtgtgcccttgttgccaagaaggccagtggcattttgggctgtataagtaggggcattgccagcagatcaagggacgtgatcgttcccctctattcgacattggtgaggcctcatctggagtactgtgtccagttttgggccccacactacaagaaggatgtggaaaaattggaaagagtccagcggagggcaacaaaaatgattagggggctggggcacatgacttatgaggagaggctgagggaactgggattgtttagtctgcagaagagaagaattaggggggatttgatagctgctttcaactacctgaaagggggttccaaagaggatggctctagactgttctcagtggtggcagatgacagaacaaggagtaatggtctcaagttgcagtgggggaggtttaggttggatattaagaaacactatttcactaggaggatggtgaagcactggaatgcgttacctagggaggtggtggaatctccttccttagaagtttttaaggtcaggcttgacaaagccctggctgggatgatttagatggggattggtcctgctttgagcagggggttggactagatggcctcctgaggtcccttccaacgctgatattctgtgattctatgatttagaatAGTTTATTCTGCATAGCATACATGCCgtcagctggcaagagcaaacaggccAAATGTCCTGTGACACTAGGGTTGTGTCAACCCTCCAGGCGCCAACTTTTGTTTCTGCTGGTGGGTGCGCCACTCCTGtcccactcagcctcttccccggagaaccctccccccatccccattcccaccTTTGTTCCCTCCCCTGAGGACCTCCCCCGGCACTAACgcctctccaccccctgctcgAGCGCCGCCCACTGACTCCTCTTTGCCCTCTCCTGCCTTAAGGGTGAGTGACGGGGAGAGGCGCAAGCAgcgggggccttgggggaagaggcagagcgggggcaggaagaggcacagCATGGCCAGGGCTACGGGGGGAGGAGGCCAAGTGGGGAtgggccttggggcagagtgtgggtggggccacggtccgtgggtgctaagcaccccctGTTTTTTTCGTGGGTGCTCCGTGGCTCAAGCACCcgcagagtcggcacctatgcccaGTGACATCTGGGGCAGAGATTAAAAAGAGGGCTGCCCTAGCCAAAAGGGGCCGTATGGTCACCCTGCCAAGAAGGGAGCCCATGAAACCATAGGAGGCGTTGTTCTCCTATGGATCCTGGCCATCTACAGCAGCAAAAGGGAGCAAGAGGAACCTGAACTACACTCCCATGGGGCCCTGAGGCAGCTTTTCTGAATCAAAAGATTTGTTTTCAATTTCTCACC encodes the following:
- the LOC125622838 gene encoding leukemia inhibitory factor-like codes for the protein MEKEAKELFRSYLTHQGLLPPDLRQLCNEAVQWFPTENIRDQPKSVMLQELYWTLEHMKDALENIGKQQQVLSTPGAALLGKLQSTRWSVRGLLSNTGCALCLKGVSPNSRGIPERPVATNAFQQKIDGCKVLWNYSKFLEKLVRGSGENAPQGLRNQRKRRKGTKRKEASSHS